A window from Saprospiraceae bacterium encodes these proteins:
- a CDS encoding amidohydrolase family protein, with amino-acid sequence MKYFLLFALLILQFSSFSQDKPKWDINNPPGNFKDVTFTTNEGTWMNVDVSPDGSMIAFDMLGDIYTIPISGGTATAIRTGLAWEVQPRWSPDGKKILFTSDSAGGDNIFYMDPDGKNVKQITKESFRLLNNAIWMPDGQYIIARKHFTSGRSLGAGEMWMYHISGGDGIQLTKRKNDQQDVNEPSMSPDGKMLYFSEDVYPGGYFQYNKDPNSEIFVINSYNMENGEIKRVTGGPGGACRPQISNKGDKIAYVRRVREKSVLYIYDIATAREWPIYDQLSKDQQEAWTIFGIYTGFDWMPDDNEIIIWAKGKIQRVSIESKKAMDIPFTVNAKHRLMETVQFENKAFDDQFEVKVLRNVVTSPDESKIVFSALGGLYVSQNGGTPERLTDGTDFEAEPQFNAKGDQIVYVTWNDESLGKIQVYNFATKKSTSITKDPAIYRTPSFSPAGNQMVYRKEGGNGHQGYQYNTNSGIYTCNVSGEKPELITQEGEKPTFSYDGNDIYYTTGGFLFGSVSKAFKKYNLKTKKSEIVFNTSYTTNFVASPDNKWIAFTELYKVYIAPMPKTGQPIGLSAKTKMVPVAQVARDAGINLHWSADSKSLHWTLGNEYFTESLSRRFLFLEGSLDTIPPIDTSGTKINLTIKSDKPKGKIAFKNANIITMENDRVIKNGVVVIEENIIKYVGPASGFKLDNQTKVYDLKGKTIMPGLIDVHAHLGAFRDGISPQKHWEYYANLAYGVTTTHDPSVNSEITFAQSEMVKAGTLTGPRIYSTGTILYGADGDFKAEINSLEDAKSALRRTKAFGAFSVKSYNQPRREQRQQVIEAARQLGIRVVPEGGSFFYHNLSMVADGHTSVEHNIPVAPLYKDVVSFWSHTKTSNTPTLIVNYGGLTGEYYWYQNTEVWKKEKLLKFTPRSIIDSRSRHRTMVPQEEYENGHILTSKSCKKLADAGVNINLGAHGQLQGLGVHWELWMLQQGGMTNFQALKSATVNGAELLGMQHQIGTLKAGKLADLIVIDGNPLEDIRKSENVVYTMINGRLYDTDTMNEIGNSDKKRTKFYWEMDGSGLNYPFYQETNSFMGIRCACGL; translated from the coding sequence ATGAAATACTTTTTGCTTTTTGCATTACTAATTCTTCAATTTTCTTCCTTCTCTCAAGACAAACCAAAATGGGACATAAACAATCCTCCCGGAAACTTTAAGGACGTTACTTTTACTACCAATGAGGGGACATGGATGAATGTCGATGTGAGTCCCGACGGAAGCATGATTGCATTTGATATGCTGGGAGATATTTACACCATCCCGATTTCCGGTGGTACTGCAACTGCAATTCGAACAGGTCTTGCGTGGGAGGTACAACCCAGATGGAGTCCTGACGGAAAAAAGATATTGTTTACCAGTGATTCAGCAGGTGGGGACAATATATTTTACATGGATCCCGATGGCAAAAATGTCAAACAAATAACCAAAGAAAGTTTCAGGCTCCTTAACAATGCTATATGGATGCCCGATGGTCAGTACATCATAGCCAGGAAACATTTTACTTCAGGCAGATCCCTTGGGGCGGGCGAAATGTGGATGTATCATATTTCAGGAGGCGATGGAATTCAACTTACCAAAAGGAAAAATGATCAGCAAGATGTAAACGAACCATCAATGTCTCCCGATGGTAAAATGTTATACTTCAGTGAAGATGTCTATCCAGGTGGATATTTTCAGTACAATAAAGATCCAAATAGCGAGATATTTGTGATCAATAGCTACAATATGGAAAACGGGGAAATCAAAAGAGTGACAGGAGGACCTGGCGGTGCTTGCAGGCCACAAATTTCAAATAAAGGTGACAAAATTGCATATGTAAGAAGGGTGCGAGAGAAATCTGTTTTATATATTTATGACATTGCCACAGCCAGAGAATGGCCGATTTATGATCAATTAAGTAAAGATCAGCAAGAAGCATGGACTATTTTTGGTATTTATACAGGGTTCGACTGGATGCCTGATGATAATGAAATCATAATATGGGCTAAAGGAAAAATCCAAAGAGTCAGCATTGAAAGTAAAAAAGCAATGGATATCCCATTTACTGTAAACGCCAAACATCGGCTCATGGAAACAGTGCAATTTGAAAATAAAGCTTTTGATGATCAATTTGAAGTGAAAGTCTTAAGAAATGTTGTCACGTCTCCGGATGAAAGTAAAATTGTATTCAGCGCATTAGGAGGTCTTTATGTCTCACAAAATGGTGGTACTCCTGAAAGACTTACAGATGGAACGGACTTCGAAGCTGAACCACAGTTTAATGCAAAAGGAGATCAGATAGTCTATGTGACCTGGAATGATGAAAGCCTTGGTAAAATTCAGGTTTACAATTTTGCTACTAAAAAATCAACCTCCATCACTAAGGATCCAGCCATTTACAGAACACCATCTTTTTCTCCGGCTGGAAATCAAATGGTATATCGAAAAGAAGGTGGTAATGGTCATCAGGGTTATCAGTACAATACAAATTCAGGTATTTACACCTGTAATGTAAGCGGTGAAAAACCTGAACTTATCACACAGGAAGGAGAAAAGCCCACTTTTTCATATGACGGTAACGACATTTATTATACAACCGGTGGATTTTTATTTGGTTCGGTATCCAAAGCTTTCAAAAAGTATAACCTGAAAACTAAAAAGTCCGAAATTGTTTTTAATACAAGCTATACTACCAATTTTGTAGCTAGTCCGGACAACAAATGGATAGCGTTTACAGAATTGTATAAAGTATATATTGCTCCCATGCCCAAAACAGGTCAACCCATTGGACTTTCTGCAAAAACCAAAATGGTACCAGTGGCACAGGTTGCCCGAGATGCCGGTATCAACCTGCATTGGTCGGCAGATAGTAAATCATTACATTGGACATTGGGCAATGAATATTTTACAGAAAGTCTGAGCAGAAGATTTCTCTTTCTGGAAGGTTCCCTTGATACCATACCTCCTATCGATACTTCAGGAACCAAAATCAATCTGACCATAAAATCAGACAAGCCCAAAGGTAAAATAGCCTTTAAAAATGCCAATATCATCACGATGGAAAATGACAGAGTCATCAAAAACGGCGTTGTAGTGATTGAGGAAAACATCATCAAATATGTTGGACCGGCTTCAGGGTTTAAATTGGATAATCAAACCAAAGTATATGACTTGAAAGGAAAAACCATCATGCCCGGGCTGATAGACGTTCATGCTCATCTTGGCGCCTTCAGAGATGGTATCAGCCCTCAAAAGCATTGGGAATACTATGCTAATCTGGCGTACGGCGTGACCACTACCCATGATCCTTCCGTCAATAGTGAAATCACATTTGCTCAGTCAGAAATGGTAAAAGCCGGAACACTCACTGGTCCAAGAATTTATTCTACAGGAACTATACTGTATGGTGCCGATGGAGACTTCAAAGCGGAAATCAACAGTCTTGAAGACGCAAAATCAGCTCTGAGAAGGACCAAAGCTTTCGGTGCATTTTCGGTAAAGTCCTATAACCAACCTCGCCGTGAACAACGTCAGCAAGTGATAGAAGCTGCACGTCAGTTAGGTATCAGGGTAGTACCGGAAGGAGGATCGTTTTTTTACCACAATCTAAGTATGGTGGCTGACGGGCATACCAGTGTTGAGCATAATATACCAGTGGCTCCGCTATACAAAGATGTTGTCAGTTTCTGGTCACATACGAAGACAAGTAATACACCAACCCTCATTGTCAATTATGGCGGACTTACCGGAGAATATTATTGGTACCAAAATACCGAAGTTTGGAAAAAAGAAAAATTGCTGAAATTTACACCAAGATCAATTATTGACTCTAGGTCAAGGCACCGAACTATGGTGCCACAAGAAGAATACGAAAACGGCCATATTCTGACATCAAAATCATGTAAAAAACTGGCAGATGCCGGTGTCAACATCAATCTTGGTGCTCACGGGCAGTTGCAGGGACTGGGAGTGCATTGGGAGCTTTGGATGTTGCAGCAAGGTGGTATGACCAACTTTCAGGCACTTAAAAGTGCCACCGTCAATGGTGCTGAACTCTTAGGAATGCAACACCAGATAGGGACACTCAAAGCAGGAAAACTTGCTGACCTGATCGTCATTGATGGAAATCCGCTTGAAGACATCCGAAAATCAGAAAATGTGGTTTATACCATGATCAATGGTCGCCTGTATGACACGGACACAATGAATGAAATCGGCAATTCAGATAAAAAGCGCACTAAATTTTACTGGGAAATGGATGGTAGTGGGCTGAATTACCCTTTCTATCAGGAGACCAATAGTTTTATGGGCATAAGATGTGCCTGTGGATTGTAA
- the paaC gene encoding phenylacetate-CoA oxygenase subunit PaaC has product MQQEVKDVMLMMADNLMVLGQRLGEWCGHGPVLEQDIALTNIALDVIGEARGYYQYLAEIEGKNEDDYPMLRYERNFKNALLVEQPNGNWADTMMRQCIFDCYHYYLLEGMTESADARLAAIAKKSIKEAAYHLSFSSEWVIRLGDGTEESHDKMQNALNNMISYMDELFTPTTYENYCTAHLIFPHLDNVKVKALSKFNRTLQEATLTGPVKYFSKKGGKTGLHTEYLGFILAEMQYMQRAYPGQSW; this is encoded by the coding sequence ATGCAGCAGGAAGTAAAAGATGTTATGCTCATGATGGCCGATAATCTAATGGTGCTCGGTCAAAGGCTAGGAGAGTGGTGCGGACACGGACCTGTCCTTGAGCAGGATATTGCACTTACTAATATAGCTCTTGATGTCATAGGTGAAGCACGCGGTTATTATCAGTATCTTGCTGAGATAGAAGGCAAAAATGAAGATGATTATCCAATGTTGAGGTATGAACGCAATTTTAAAAATGCACTGTTGGTTGAACAACCTAATGGCAACTGGGCGGATACGATGATGAGACAATGTATCTTCGATTGTTATCACTATTACCTGCTGGAAGGAATGACAGAAAGTGCGGACGCACGATTAGCTGCAATTGCCAAAAAAAGTATCAAAGAGGCAGCCTACCATCTTTCTTTTTCTTCTGAATGGGTCATCAGATTGGGTGACGGAACGGAAGAAAGTCATGACAAAATGCAAAACGCTCTCAATAATATGATTTCCTATATGGATGAACTGTTTACACCTACAACATATGAAAATTACTGCACTGCTCATTTAATCTTTCCGCATTTGGACAATGTAAAAGTAAAAGCTCTTTCTAAATTTAATAGGACGTTGCAAGAAGCTACACTGACCGGCCCTGTCAAGTATTTTTCAAAAAAAGGAGGGAAAACCGGACTTCATACAGAATATCTGGGTTTTATACTTGCAGAAATGCAGTATATGCAAAGGGCATATCCCGGACAATCATGGTAG
- the paaB gene encoding 1,2-phenylacetyl-CoA epoxidase subunit B translates to MKDWPLFEVFIRSKNGLSHKHMGSLHAADAHMAIQNARDVYTRRNEGISIWVVESKNITASNPDDKEALFDPAHDKIYRHPTFYELPDELKHM, encoded by the coding sequence ATGAAAGATTGGCCACTCTTTGAAGTATTCATCCGGTCCAAAAATGGACTCAGTCACAAACATATGGGTAGCCTCCATGCCGCCGATGCTCATATGGCTATCCAAAATGCACGCGATGTATATACCCGCCGAAATGAGGGTATAAGCATTTGGGTAGTAGAATCCAAAAACATCACTGCGTCTAATCCCGATGATAAAGAAGCACTCTTTGATCCGGCACATGACAAAATATATCGCCATCCTACTTTTTATGAATTACCTGACGAACTAAAACACATGTAA
- a CDS encoding glycoside hydrolase family 9 protein gives MLRVLRKYILAIFLFSSMIFIHLDAQIINKIDLRLINANPNVTQNVIVVLSAQADVKGAKSVSGKDQKANFVFNRLKDTAVITQVEVKNLLQSKGVSFRSYYMVNMITLKAKKSLIDSIAVLTSVDRVLLDGAVLVNNLIEPERNKSGNRGIEWNVDKIGAPTVWDLGYTGQNVVIGGQDTGYDWMHNTLKKKYRGWNVTSPDHNYNWHDAIREDIPLSSGVNSCGFDSRQPCDDHNHGTHTMGTMVGNDSMGNQIGVAPGAKWIGCRNMENGYGRPSTYLECFEWFLAPYALDSLSTTGDPTKMPHVINNSWGCPPVEGCDTSVYNIMRIAVDNLKLAGCVVVVSAGNSGSSCGSVNDPSAIFENSFSVGATNSADEIAGFSSRGSVTVDGSNRIKPNVSAPGVSVRSAIRNNGYGSSSGTSMAGPHVAGLVALIISANPTLAGEVDKIENIIEQTAVNLTSNTQSCNGIPGTSIPNNTYGYGRIDAVAAVNRAINELYVPLIKIDQFGYKPTDEKIAILSDPQTGYNSADSYTPASTIVVKNSNTLQVVFSGAPVVWASGATHSQSGDRVWRFDFSAFNTPGTYHVADGNSGDIRSEDFEIKADIYDDILKTAFKTFYYQRCGVAKVAPYALPGYTDGVCHAQDASCRFIKDKNNTSLYKNMAGGWHDAGDYNKYVNFAYKPINDLLWSYEINPQAWANDNMNIPESGNGIPDLLDEIKYELDWFIKMQDTDGGVFCVVGVQNHTSASPPSADNATRYYGTKTTAASLTTAASFAFASKQFKKIDHPTAQSYATTLQTKAIQAWTWSISNSNINYFNTADTLAAGEQEVDNYERDMRKLAAAVYLYDLTGDNTYKTYVESNYNNAHLLQWGFVYPFENVIQLSLLHYSHLKGVSTMVANNIKNAFRNSMNNYTHNFPAQANDLDAYKAHLETQNIGWGSNGIKCNHGNLYQAYHHFNLDAANNGLAEKTMSHYIHYMHGVNPNALTYLTKMSGLGADRSVNTIYHGWFNHGSPLWDDVRTSTYGPAPGFIPGGPNPGWSLDGCCPSGCGSAANNNLCNITNPPSNQPPLKSYKEWNTGWPQNSWSVTENGIYYQSAYLFLLSSMVNQASGLLPAENQININADIYFNTTNSSVILTSPNNTKYKINVSNEGIISASQIASASTGSTKIVNSSLNLNFSQKGIITKSPDHALWKISIGKAGELKTSLLASISGNHVQQQEGDMLIENSGYGLILTDENNICYLVSINDSGTIFTKPIDCND, from the coding sequence ATGTTACGAGTACTTAGAAAATACATTTTAGCAATTTTTTTATTTTCATCCATGATTTTCATACATCTGGATGCTCAGATCATCAATAAAATAGATCTTCGATTGATCAATGCAAATCCTAATGTAACTCAGAATGTAATAGTAGTCCTTTCTGCTCAAGCTGATGTAAAAGGGGCAAAATCTGTCAGTGGAAAAGACCAAAAAGCTAATTTTGTTTTTAACAGGCTAAAAGATACAGCTGTCATAACCCAGGTAGAAGTTAAAAATTTACTTCAATCTAAAGGAGTATCTTTCAGAAGTTACTATATGGTCAATATGATCACGCTTAAAGCAAAAAAATCACTCATTGATTCTATTGCTGTTTTAACTTCTGTAGACAGAGTTTTGCTGGATGGAGCAGTGCTTGTCAATAATTTGATTGAACCAGAAAGAAATAAATCAGGCAATAGAGGCATTGAATGGAATGTAGATAAGATAGGTGCCCCTACTGTGTGGGACTTGGGATATACCGGACAGAATGTAGTTATCGGAGGCCAGGATACAGGATATGACTGGATGCACAATACATTGAAAAAAAAATACCGAGGATGGAATGTGACATCCCCTGACCACAACTACAACTGGCATGATGCCATCAGAGAAGATATTCCTTTGAGTTCGGGTGTAAATAGCTGTGGTTTTGACAGCAGACAGCCTTGTGACGATCACAACCACGGGACACACACCATGGGTACGATGGTAGGCAATGATAGTATGGGAAATCAAATAGGTGTCGCACCTGGAGCCAAATGGATAGGTTGCCGCAATATGGAAAATGGTTATGGACGACCATCAACATATCTTGAATGTTTTGAATGGTTTTTGGCTCCTTATGCTTTGGATAGTCTTTCCACCACTGGTGATCCTACTAAAATGCCTCACGTTATCAACAATTCATGGGGATGTCCGCCGGTAGAGGGATGTGATACCTCAGTATATAATATCATGAGGATTGCTGTCGATAATCTGAAACTAGCCGGCTGTGTTGTTGTTGTGTCCGCCGGCAATTCGGGTTCATCCTGCGGAAGTGTAAATGATCCTTCTGCCATTTTTGAAAATAGTTTTAGCGTAGGTGCAACCAATAGTGCAGATGAGATCGCTGGGTTTAGCAGTAGAGGGTCCGTTACTGTTGATGGTTCAAACAGGATCAAGCCCAATGTCAGTGCACCTGGCGTTAGCGTCAGGTCTGCCATTCGCAATAATGGTTATGGCAGTTCAAGCGGCACAAGCATGGCTGGTCCTCATGTCGCAGGTCTGGTAGCATTGATCATCTCAGCCAATCCGACTTTGGCAGGTGAAGTCGATAAAATCGAAAATATAATAGAGCAAACAGCCGTAAATCTTACTTCAAATACTCAATCATGTAATGGCATACCAGGCACTTCTATACCTAATAATACCTATGGATATGGTAGGATAGACGCTGTGGCGGCAGTGAATCGCGCGATAAACGAACTTTATGTACCTTTGATCAAAATTGACCAATTTGGTTACAAGCCCACTGACGAAAAAATTGCCATACTATCTGATCCTCAAACTGGTTACAATAGCGCGGACAGTTATACACCTGCTTCAACTATAGTTGTGAAAAACTCAAATACCTTGCAAGTCGTATTTTCTGGTGCGCCTGTAGTGTGGGCAAGTGGGGCTACCCATAGTCAGAGTGGAGACAGAGTATGGAGATTTGATTTTAGTGCGTTCAATACACCTGGGACTTATCATGTCGCTGATGGAAATAGTGGCGATATCCGATCAGAAGATTTTGAAATCAAGGCTGATATATATGATGACATTTTAAAGACAGCTTTCAAGACATTTTATTATCAAAGATGTGGTGTGGCAAAGGTCGCTCCTTATGCTTTACCGGGTTATACCGATGGAGTTTGTCATGCCCAAGATGCCTCCTGTAGATTTATCAAGGACAAAAATAATACTTCATTGTACAAAAATATGGCTGGTGGGTGGCATGATGCAGGTGATTATAACAAATACGTGAACTTTGCGTACAAACCCATCAACGATTTGCTTTGGTCATATGAAATCAATCCACAAGCTTGGGCAAACGATAATATGAATATACCCGAATCCGGCAATGGTATTCCTGATTTACTCGATGAGATCAAATATGAGTTGGATTGGTTTATCAAAATGCAAGATACCGATGGTGGTGTTTTTTGTGTGGTAGGTGTCCAGAATCATACGTCAGCATCGCCTCCATCAGCTGACAATGCTACTAGATATTATGGTACTAAAACCACAGCCGCATCATTGACTACAGCTGCATCCTTCGCCTTTGCTTCCAAACAATTTAAAAAAATAGATCATCCCACTGCGCAATCCTATGCCACAACTCTCCAAACTAAAGCCATCCAAGCATGGACATGGTCCATTAGCAATTCAAATATAAATTACTTTAATACTGCTGACACTCTTGCTGCAGGTGAGCAAGAAGTAGATAATTATGAAAGAGACATGAGAAAACTTGCCGCAGCAGTCTACCTTTATGACTTGACTGGTGACAATACTTACAAAACATATGTCGAAAGTAATTATAATAATGCTCATTTATTGCAATGGGGCTTTGTTTATCCTTTCGAAAATGTGATTCAATTGAGTTTGCTTCATTATAGTCATTTGAAAGGTGTCAGTACAATGGTTGCAAACAATATAAAAAATGCTTTCAGAAATTCCATGAATAATTATACGCACAATTTTCCAGCTCAGGCTAATGATCTGGATGCGTACAAGGCTCACTTAGAAACACAAAACATTGGCTGGGGTAGCAATGGAATCAAATGTAATCATGGCAACTTATACCAAGCCTATCATCATTTTAATCTCGATGCTGCAAACAACGGTTTGGCTGAAAAAACTATGAGTCATTATATTCATTATATGCATGGTGTAAACCCCAATGCTCTTACTTACCTTACAAAAATGTCAGGTTTAGGAGCAGACAGATCTGTAAATACTATCTACCACGGATGGTTTAACCATGGTAGTCCACTTTGGGATGATGTCAGAACTTCTACATATGGCCCGGCGCCGGGATTTATTCCTGGCGGACCTAACCCAGGATGGAGTTTGGATGGTTGCTGTCCTTCAGGGTGTGGTAGTGCTGCAAACAATAATCTCTGTAATATCACAAACCCACCATCTAATCAGCCTCCATTAAAATCATACAAAGAATGGAATACCGGATGGCCCCAAAACTCATGGAGCGTGACTGAAAACGGCATTTACTATCAATCAGCTTATTTATTTTTATTATCATCAATGGTAAATCAGGCTTCAGGCCTCTTACCTGCCGAAAATCAAATAAATATTAATGCGGACATCTATTTTAATACCACTAATAGTAGTGTAATACTAACAAGTCCTAATAATACAAAATATAAAATCAATGTAAGCAACGAAGGAATCATATCTGCGTCTCAAATAGCCAGTGCAAGTACAGGAAGCACAAAGATTGTAAACAGTAGCTTAAATTTAAACTTTTCACAAAAGGGTATCATCACCAAATCACCTGATCACGCTTTATGGAAGATATCGATAGGTAAAGCTGGGGAATTGAAAACTTCATTGCTTGCTTCGATTTCAGGTAACCATGTCCAACAACAAGAAGGAGATATGCTGATTGAAAATAGTGGATATGGATTAATTCTCACAGACGAAAATAATATCTGTTATCTTGTGTCTATAAATGATTCAGGGACAATATTCACAAAACCAATAGACTGTAATGATTAG
- a CDS encoding TetR/AcrR family transcriptional regulator: protein MTNTLNSPKKQVIIETAAELFREKGFSATSIRDLAARVGLEPSSIYSHIKSKEELLVEICMPFAQYFTDGMHEIFTSDVSAKKKLRELIKLHLNAAYDHPASITVFNDEWRFMAGDQLKDFLEMRKDYEKKFKKILIEGKKSGKFEFDNVDIVFSFIIKTLNWSYDSVNKYIKIELEQQISSLLIKALS, encoded by the coding sequence ATGACAAATACACTGAACAGTCCAAAGAAACAAGTAATAATCGAAACAGCTGCTGAGCTTTTCCGTGAAAAAGGATTTAGTGCAACATCTATCAGAGATCTTGCAGCGCGAGTAGGTCTTGAACCATCAAGCATTTACAGTCATATCAAATCAAAAGAAGAGCTGCTCGTTGAGATTTGTATGCCTTTTGCCCAATATTTTACTGATGGTATGCATGAAATTTTTACATCTGATGTATCAGCGAAAAAGAAATTGAGGGAACTTATCAAACTGCACCTGAATGCCGCTTATGATCACCCGGCTTCTATTACAGTATTTAATGATGAGTGGAGATTTATGGCCGGAGACCAGCTTAAAGATTTTTTAGAAATGCGAAAAGACTATGAAAAAAAGTTTAAAAAAATACTAATCGAAGGCAAAAAGTCCGGAAAGTTTGAATTTGACAATGTGGATATAGTGTTTAGTTTTATCATTAAAACCTTAAATTGGTCGTATGATTCAGTAAACAAATATATAAAAATAGAGTTAGAGCAACAGATTTCATCACTTTTAATCAAAGCACTTAGTTGA
- a CDS encoding 2Fe-2S iron-sulfur cluster binding domain-containing protein — MGRLKFYSLVVKNITQNTKDCISLTFDIPNELSDIFQFKAGQYLTLKRSIGGEELRRSYSISSVPGQSDLTLAVKKLPGGKFSTYAHEVLKKDDKLDVMPPSGNFTIDPNVKNVVFFAAGSGITPIISQISDLLNHTQDASLTLIYSNKNFESIIFREELEGLKNKYLNRLAIHHVFSKEKTGLPLFFGRIDKAKCRLMSESLYDISYTDGFMICGPNDMIFNVRDALLEQGVAESKIHYELFNTSGLKNLLTEKMPLQDSEKSKESEITVQMDGDVFEFSISYSGQNLLDAAIAHGADLPYSCKGGVCSTCKAKITKGKVEMDLNYALEPYEIEAGYVLLCQSHPRSPKVYIDLDQK, encoded by the coding sequence ATGGGTCGCCTTAAATTTTATAGCCTTGTTGTTAAAAATATAACACAAAATACTAAAGATTGTATTTCTCTCACATTTGATATTCCAAATGAGCTAAGTGATATATTTCAGTTTAAGGCCGGGCAGTATCTTACTCTCAAAAGGTCCATAGGAGGAGAAGAATTACGCCGATCCTACTCCATATCATCTGTACCGGGTCAGTCAGACCTTACTCTTGCTGTCAAAAAACTTCCCGGCGGTAAATTTTCAACGTATGCTCATGAAGTGTTGAAAAAAGATGATAAATTGGATGTCATGCCTCCTTCGGGCAATTTTACCATAGACCCCAATGTGAAAAATGTGGTATTTTTTGCAGCCGGAAGTGGAATAACACCCATAATTTCCCAAATATCAGACCTTTTGAATCACACTCAAGATGCTTCTCTGACTTTGATATACAGCAATAAAAACTTTGAATCAATAATTTTTAGAGAAGAACTTGAAGGACTCAAAAATAAATATTTAAACAGACTGGCTATCCATCATGTGTTTTCTAAAGAAAAAACGGGCTTGCCATTATTTTTTGGTCGAATCGATAAGGCTAAATGTAGACTTATGTCAGAATCCCTATATGATATTAGCTATACTGATGGATTTATGATATGTGGACCAAATGATATGATATTTAATGTCAGGGATGCTTTATTGGAGCAAGGTGTAGCGGAAAGCAAAATACATTATGAATTATTTAATACTTCAGGTTTAAAAAATCTTTTAACTGAAAAAATGCCACTTCAAGATAGTGAAAAAAGTAAGGAAAGCGAAATTACTGTTCAGATGGACGGTGATGTTTTTGAATTTTCAATCAGTTATTCAGGTCAAAACCTGCTTGATGCTGCCATAGCACACGGAGCGGATTTACCATATTCCTGTAAAGGAGGAGTATGCAGTACCTGCAAGGCAAAAATCACTAAGGGTAAAGTCGAAATGGATCTGAATTATGCATTGGAGCCGTACGAAATTGAAGCCGGATACGTATTGCTTTGTCAGTCGCATCCCAGATCACCAAAAGTTTATATAGATTTAGACCAGAAGTAA
- a CDS encoding sigma-70 family RNA polymerase sigma factor, with amino-acid sequence MSSTNESDLIEEIAFKEFYIENFSTLRMYVFAKCSDRDLSEDIAQESFIRLWNNREKVLRIKAMSFLFTVAGNLFLDYVRHQKVKNTFCNGFEIKNEISDPQYLIEMDEFKTKIENTIQSMPEMAREVFLLNRMEKMTYSQIAEALGLSVKAIEKRMQKALEIMATLKLK; translated from the coding sequence ATGTCATCAACAAATGAGTCTGACTTGATTGAAGAAATAGCTTTCAAAGAGTTTTATATTGAAAATTTTTCAACTCTGAGAATGTATGTTTTTGCAAAATGCTCTGATAGAGACCTTTCTGAAGATATCGCTCAGGAATCATTTATCAGACTCTGGAACAATAGAGAAAAGGTGCTTCGCATCAAAGCCATGTCATTTTTATTTACTGTTGCCGGAAATTTGTTTTTGGATTATGTCAGACACCAAAAGGTAAAAAATACTTTTTGCAATGGGTTTGAAATAAAGAATGAAATATCTGACCCTCAGTATCTCATCGAAATGGATGAGTTTAAGACTAAAATTGAAAATACCATACAAAGTATGCCAGAGATGGCAAGAGAAGTTTTTCTTCTCAATAGAATGGAGAAAATGACCTACAGCCAGATTGCAGAAGCCCTTGGACTTAGTGTAAAAGCTATAGAAAAAAGAATGCAGAAAGCATTGGAGATAATGGCTACCTTGAAGTTGAAGTAA
- a CDS encoding 3-dehydroquinate dehydratase, with translation MVQIIIINGPNLNLLGKRQPEIYGHKSFEDYFVELEREFPEYNLHYYQSNHEGDLIDKIQGVGYRYDGIILNAAGFTHTSIAIADALRAITTPVVEVHITNIYERESYRHINYIKESAIHSIVGHGLPGYKEAIEYLKEHVINK, from the coding sequence ATGGTACAGATTATAATAATAAACGGACCCAACCTTAACCTTTTAGGAAAACGTCAACCGGAAATATATGGTCATAAATCTTTCGAAGATTACTTTGTAGAATTGGAAAGAGAGTTTCCTGAATATAATCTTCATTATTATCAATCCAATCACGAGGGTGATCTGATAGATAAAATCCAAGGTGTAGGGTATAGGTATGATGGTATCATACTCAATGCAGCTGGCTTTACGCATACATCTATAGCTATTGCCGATGCATTGCGGGCGATCACCACTCCGGTAGTTGAAGTTCACATCACCAACATCTATGAACGGGAATCCTACAGACATATCAATTATATCAAAGAATCAGCAATACACAGTATAGTAGGACATGGTTTGCCAGGGTACAAAGAAGCAATAGAATATCTAAAAGAGCATGTCATCAACAAATGA